A part of Miscanthus floridulus cultivar M001 chromosome 6, ASM1932011v1, whole genome shotgun sequence genomic DNA contains:
- the LOC136461507 gene encoding uncharacterized protein, whose protein sequence is MAAAVAVLRAALRRGRPAAAALLHQRPNPSARSLPPPPPLGRALPPLPRLGFSASFGYSTATEESTPAARPKGKAKARKNPMKQSRFDFTKVDTALLPTVILVGRPNVGKSALFNRFIRRREALVYNTPGDHVTRDIREGVAKLGDLRFRVLDSAGLETAATSGSILARTADMTGNVLARSQFAIFLIDVRDGLQPLDLEVGQWLRKHASGIHTLVAMNKSESLDEHGLLTAAAGEAHKLGFGDPVAISAETGLGMAELYEILRPLFEEYMFQLPNNDLNQDDPTSEVETEAHEGDESKLPLQLAIVGRPNVGKSTLLNTLLQEQRVLVGPEAGLTRDSIRAQFQFDNRTVYLVDTAGWMERSGKEKGPASLSVVQSRKNLMRAHIVALVLDAEKIAKSKSSMNHPEVVIARQAIEEGRGLVVIVNKMDLLRDNQTLFNKVMDAVPSEIQTVIPQVTGIPVVFVSALEGRGRIAMMRQVIDTYEKWCLRLSTSRLNRWLRKVMSRHSWKDSATQPKVKYFTQVKARPPTFVAFMSGKTQLSDTDIRFLTKSLKEDFDIGGIPIRIIQRSIPRKASAKSNTRNTGPRIVRMKTDKRTTVSDPALS, encoded by the exons ATGGCGGCTGCCGTTGCCGTTCTTCGCGCCGCCCTCCGCCGGGGCCGTCCGGCAGCCGCGGCGCTACTGCACCAACGTCCCAACCCCTCCGCTCGGAgcctcccgccgccgcctcctctcg GTCGAGCGCTTCCTCCCCTCCCGCGGCTTGGTTTCTCCGCCAGCTTCGGCTACTCCACCGCCACCGAGGAGTCGACGCCCGCCGCGAGgcccaagggcaaggccaaggccAGGAAGAACCCCATGAAGCAGTCGCGCTTCGACTTCACCAAGGTGGACACCGCGCTTCTCCCCACCGTCATCCTCGTCGGCCGCCCTAACGTCGGCAAGTCAGCCCTATTCAACAG ATTTATACGGAGGAGGGAGGCGTTGGTGTACAATACTCCTGGGGACCATGTCACTCGTGACATCCGTGAAGGAGTTGCCAAGCTTGGAGATCTCCGTTTCCGCGTGCTTGACTCAGCTGGACTTGAGACTGCAGCAACATCTGGGAGCATTCTCGCTCGGACCGCAGATATGACAGGGAATGTATTGGCTAGGTCTCAATTTGCCATTTTCTTGATTGATGTGAG GGATGGTCTGCAGCCGCTGGATCTTGAGGTTGGGCAATGGCTGCGTAAGCATGCATCTGGGATACATACGCTTGTTGCGATGAACAAGTCTGAGTCACTTGATGAGCATGGACTTCtgactgctgctgctggagaagcACACAAGTTGGGGTTTGGTGATCCTGTTGCAATATCCGCAGAGACAGGCCTGGGGATGGCAGAACTCTATGAGATACTCAGGCCATTGTTTGAGGAATACATGTTTCAGCTTCCAAACA ATGACCTCAATCAAGATGATCCTACCTCGGAGGTTGAAACTGAGGCCCATGAAGGTGACGAGAGCAAGTTACCTTTGCAGTTGGCAATTGTGGGACGTCCTAATGTTGGGAAGTCCACCCTTTTAAATACCTTGTTGCAAGAACAGAGAGTTCTTGTTGGTCCAGAGGCAGGTCTAACAAGGGACTCGATTCGGGCTCAGTTTCAATTTGATAATCGAACCGTGTATTTA GTGGACACTGCAGGTTGGATGGAAAGATCAGGGAAGGAGAAAGGGCCAGCATCTTTGAGTGTTGTGCAGTCTAGAAAGAACCTAATGAGGGCTCACATTGTTGCTCTTGTGCTGGATGCTGAAAAG ATTGCTAAGTCCAAAAGTAGCATGAATCACCCAGAAGTCGTGATAGCACGGCAAGCAATAGAAGAGGGCCGTGGACTCGTTGTGATTGTCAATAAAATGGATCTCCTTAGAGATAACCAAACGCTGTTTAACAAGGTTATGGACGCTGTTCCTAGTGAAATTCAGACAGTCATTCCTCAG GTGACAGGAATACCGGTTGTTTTTGTGTCAGCACTGGAGGGGAGGGGACGGATTGCTATGATGCGCCAGGTTATAGATACCTATGAGAAATGGTGTTTAAGATTGTCAACATCACGGCTCAACCGTTGGTTGCGTAAG GTTATGAGCAGACATTCCTGGAAAGATTCAGCTACTCAGCCAAAAGTCAAGTACTTCACTCAAGTGAAGGCGCGACCACCAACATTTGTTGCCTTTATGAGTGGGAAGACTCAGCTTTCTGATACAGATATTAGGTTCTTGACAAAGTCTCTCAAGGAAGATTTCGACATTGGGGGAATACCGATCCGGATCATACAACGTTCTATTCCAAGAAAAGCTTCTGCAAAGAGCAACACAAGGAACACTGGGCCTAGGATTGTCAGGATGAAAACAGACAAACGAACAACGGTATCTGACCCTGCTCTGTCATAG